One genomic region from Nymphaea colorata isolate Beijing-Zhang1983 chromosome 10, ASM883128v2, whole genome shotgun sequence encodes:
- the LOC116261813 gene encoding pentatricopeptide repeat-containing protein At1g02060, chloroplastic — protein MFLRHHHRIHNCLIFTRFKLLFLSYHSSVSPLSLLFAPEYHPKAGGAELIAQRQGESEAEAEEQRDQGCNNRSRRKRRISLAISQIINSRPWSRDLENALHPHTSALSTTAVVEILERVKLPSKSLQFFKWVQDKRFSHNEKTYFKMIEVLGRSRNLNAARNLLMGMPSHGVQWEDRFFNSLMRSYANAGLFQESIKLFQKMKELGVSPSVYTFNTIFSILLRRGRTNMVRGLYDEMLRSGVSPDVFTFNILIRGFCLNSMVDEGFRLFNEMVKQGCTPDMVTYNTLIDGLCRSGKVAKGHNLMRAMRRKGGELIPNVVSYTTLIRGYCENQSIGNALELFDEMVEQGLKPNEITYNTLIQGLCEARKLDKIKEILKDVMDSGSFKPDTCTFNTLINAHCNAGKLNEAVMIFGKLSELGVQPDSATYSVLIRNLCVRCEFQKAEEFVDEVIRSKVLIQAEGCVPLVASYNPVLEYFCENGKAEKAERLFRQLLKRGTQDPCTFRTLILGQCKEGRPEAGYELLVLMLRRDFVPDLETYSTLINGFIKKDDPVYAHKTLQKMLKSEHVPRTSTFHQICSALVAAGNVVDAASVMRMMIDKKIRQNINLSTDVVAGLFAKGHGHDALEVVRALYDSGYSVKLESIVDLLICKSKFSEAQVILMFGLNHDHEFGREVCGRVITGLCKNAKAEEAFSLFYEIIENGELSSMTSIKHLAISLEIQEKSNEAAFVSKRMVRGYVTAANDDPKYK, from the coding sequence ATGTTTCTCCGCCACCATCACAGGATTCACAACTGCCTTATCTTCACTAGATTCAAGCTCTTGTTTCTTTCCTACCACTCTTCCGTttcccctctctccctcctattCGCCCCTGAATACCACCCAAAAGCAGGAGGCGCGGAATTAATAGCCCAACGCCAGGGAGAatcagaagcagaagcagaagaacaaAGAGACCAAGGATGCAACAATCGATCCAGACGCAAGCGCAGAATCTCCCTCGCCATCTCCCAAATCATCAACAGCCGGCCATGGTCTCGGGATCTCGAAAACGCACTCCATCCACACACCTCTGCGCTCTCCACCACCGCCGTCGTCGAGATCCTCGAGCGCGTCAAGCTCCCTTCGAAATCTCTCCAATTTTTCAAGTGGGTGCAAGACAAAAGGTTCTCTCACAACGAGAAGACCTACTTCAAGATGATCGAGGTCCTCGGCCGCAGCCGGAACCTCAACGCCGCCCGCAACCTCCTCATGGGGATGCCCAGCCATGGCGTCCAATGGGAAGACCGGTTCTTCAATAGCCTAATGCGGAGTTACGCTAACGCCGGCCTGTTTCAGGAATCGATCAAGCTCTTCCAGAAGATGAAAGAGCTCGGAGTGTCCCCTTCTGTGTATACCTTCAACACCATCTTCTCAATTCTGCTACGCCGTGGTCGAACGAACATGGTCCGCGGCCTCTACGACGAAATGCTCCGCTCTGGAGTCAGCCCCGATGTCTTCACGTTCAATATCCTCATTAGGGGCTTCTGCCTGAACTCCATGGTCGATGAGGGGTTCAGGCTCTTCAATGAAATGGTGAAGCAGGGGTGTACCCCTGATATGGTTACATACAACACCCTTATAGATGGACTCTGCCGATCCGGAAAGGTCGCCAAGGGACATAATTTGATGAGAGCAATGAGGAGGAAGGGAGGGGAATTGATCCCCAACGTGGTTTCCTATACCACATTGATCAGGGGCTACTGTGAGAATCAATCGATTGGTAACGCATTGGAACTGTTCGACGAAATGGTGGAGCAGGGATTGAAGCCAAATGAAATCACATATAATACCCTGATTCAGGGTCTGTGCGAGGCGAGGAAGCTGGACAAAATCAAAGAAATCTTGAAGGATGTCATGGACAGTGGTAGCTTCAAGCCTGATACTTGCACTTTCAATACGTTGATCAATGCACATTGCAATGCAGGGAAGCTCAATGAAGCAGTGATGATATTCGGTAAGCTGTCAGAGCTGGGTGTTCAACCCGACTCTGCAACATACAGTGTTTTGATTAGGAATCTATGCGTTAGATGCGAGTTTCAGAAGGCAGAGGAGTTCGTTGATGAGGTCATTAGGAGCAAGGTCCTTATCCAGGCCGAGGGATGTGTGCCCTTGGTTGCTTCTTACAACCCGGTGCTGGAGTACTTCTGTGAAAACGGGAAGGCAGAGAAGGCCGAGAGGTTGTTCAGACAGTTGCTCAAAAGGGGTACGCAGGATCCTTGCACTTTCCGGACATTGATACTAGGGCAATGCAAGGAGGGTAGGCCTGAAGCTGGGTATGAGCTGTTGGTGCTGATGTTGAGGAGGGACTTTGTACCTGATCTGGAGACTTACAGTACTCTGATAAATGGGTTTATAAAGAAGGATGATCCAGTTTATGCTCATAAGACTCTTCAGAAGATGTTAAAGAGTGAACATGTTCCTAGGACATCCACCTTCCATCAGATTTGTAGTGCTTTAGTTGCTGCAGGTAATGTTGTTGATGCAGCTTCTGTCATGAGGATGATGATTGACAAGAAAATTCGCCAGAATATCAATCTCTCGACAGATGTTGTGGCCGGCCTCTTTGCAAAGGGCCATGGGCATGATGCCCTTGAAGTTGTTCGAGCACTATATGATAGTGGCTACTCTGTTAAGTTGGAAAGCATCGTTGATTTGCTTATTTGCAAGAGTAAATTTTCTGAGGCGCAGGTAATATTGATGTTTGGCTTGAATCATGACCATGAATTTGGCAGAGAGGTTTGTGGCAGAGTCATTACAGGTCTCTGTAAAAATGCGAAAGCTGAGGAAGCATTCTCTTTGTTCTATGAAATAATTGAGAATGGAGAGTTGTCGAGCATGACTTCGATTAAACATTTGGCTATTTCACTTGAAATAcaggaaaaatcaaatgaagCAGCTTTTGTTTCGAAGCGCATGGTGAGGGGTTACGTGACAGCAGCAAATGATGATCCTAAGTACAAGTAA